Proteins from a genomic interval of Desulfurellaceae bacterium:
- a CDS encoding cytochrome P450 yields MEALALPPTVSGSAPVVGHALQFLRDPIPLLERGYQEHGVVFSVRLGNKPAVILLGPENNRFFFAETDKLLSIREGYPFFIKMFHERFYFFAEFEEYLEQRSILMPRFQGQQMTQYVSTMVRETVDLMDQLGDSGSFDLIPTLGPLVMNIAAHSFLGSDFRSRLGWEFFTDFRHFSAGMEPVLPLWLPLPKLLRSQKAKKKLHRVLGELIRSRRQQPVDPPDFLQTLVESRFSDGRLLDEEMTINLILLLVWAGHETTAGHISWALIDLLQHPDYLHTVIDDQDAKIGDRQDLAMADVRQLVRMDWAVKETERLHPVAYILMRTAAEDLEIDGFQVPQGTQVFAAPSVSHRMPDVFPDPDRYVPERFSPERDESRNQHSLIGFGGGIHRCAGVNFAYLEMKVVLTLLLQHYEFSLLDPAPKAVSGAKTKWPASPCRVRYQRRHGVPKGLPRAERHDTGQCPVEHDTPAGAGQCPVHH; encoded by the coding sequence ATGGAAGCGCTTGCATTACCCCCGACAGTCAGCGGTTCGGCCCCGGTGGTTGGACACGCGCTCCAATTTCTCAGAGACCCGATTCCGCTCCTGGAACGCGGCTATCAGGAGCACGGCGTGGTCTTTTCCGTGCGGCTCGGCAACAAGCCGGCGGTCATCCTCCTGGGCCCTGAAAACAACCGCTTCTTTTTCGCCGAAACCGATAAATTGCTGTCGATTCGGGAGGGCTACCCGTTCTTTATCAAGATGTTCCACGAGCGGTTCTATTTCTTTGCCGAGTTCGAGGAATACCTGGAACAGCGGTCCATTCTGATGCCCCGTTTCCAGGGCCAGCAGATGACCCAGTATGTCTCGACCATGGTCCGGGAGACCGTCGATCTGATGGACCAGCTGGGCGACAGCGGTTCCTTCGACCTGATTCCGACCCTCGGTCCGCTGGTCATGAACATCGCCGCCCACTCATTTTTGGGCTCGGATTTTCGGAGCCGCCTGGGCTGGGAGTTCTTTACCGACTTCCGGCATTTCTCGGCTGGCATGGAGCCGGTCCTGCCGCTGTGGCTACCCCTGCCCAAGCTGCTCAGAAGCCAGAAGGCCAAGAAGAAGCTGCACCGGGTTCTGGGCGAGTTGATCCGCTCCCGTCGCCAGCAGCCGGTCGATCCGCCCGACTTCCTCCAGACCCTGGTCGAATCGCGTTTTTCCGACGGCAGGCTGCTCGACGAAGAGATGACCATCAACCTGATTCTGCTGCTGGTCTGGGCCGGCCACGAAACGACCGCCGGTCATATCAGCTGGGCGCTGATCGACCTGCTCCAGCATCCCGACTATCTGCACACGGTGATTGATGACCAGGACGCCAAAATTGGCGACCGCCAGGACCTGGCCATGGCCGACGTGCGCCAGTTGGTGCGCATGGACTGGGCGGTCAAGGAAACCGAACGGCTCCATCCGGTGGCCTACATCCTGATGCGGACCGCAGCCGAGGACCTGGAGATCGACGGCTTTCAGGTGCCGCAGGGCACTCAGGTGTTTGCCGCGCCGTCGGTATCGCACCGCATGCCGGACGTGTTTCCCGACCCCGACCGCTACGTGCCGGAGCGCTTTTCGCCGGAACGCGACGAATCCCGCAATCAGCACAGCCTGATCGGTTTCGGTGGCGGCATCCATCGCTGTGCGGGGGTCAATTTCGCCTATCTGGAAATGAAGGTCGTGCTGACCCTGTTGCTCCAGCACTACGAGTTCAGTCTGCTCGACCCGGCCCCGAAGGCCGTGTCGGGCGCCAAGACCAAGTGGCCGGCCAGCCCCTGCCGGGTGCGGTACCAGCGCCGTCACGGGGTGCCCAAGGGCCTGCCGCGTGCCGAGCGGCACGACACCGGCCAGTGCCCGGTCGAGCATGACACGCCCGCCGGAGCCGGCCAGTGCCCGGTCCATCACTGA
- a CDS encoding MaoC family dehydratase N-terminal domain-containing protein → MAEQRFSLITDESLGKLRQLIGVPIEDSLEPWCYEATRDNIRHYAHGIGDDNPLWCDPDYAATTAYGSLVAPPSFVFPLNRILSGYVGGLPGVHAMWAGADIDWHAPMLRGDAFTTTAWLKDLIEHDTHFAGRAIQQVYHVEYSNQNNVLVASGDSWCFRTERDTARERGTKYTEVKQRRPVQYSRDDIAGIFAQYAEERIRGATPRYIEDVRVGDSLPGMVKGPMTVTGFICYAQGWGGLYIRANRLAWKQLKKHPGLGIADRFGIPDVPERVHWDGDLATLVGTPDAYDYGPERTSWMTHHITDWMGDAGFLRHIHVEIRRHNPVGDTLYISGEVTRIFEQDKAHYVEIAQTAKNQNDELSVRATATVRLPSRTA, encoded by the coding sequence ATGGCAGAACAACGTTTTTCCCTGATTACCGACGAATCCCTGGGCAAACTGCGGCAGCTGATCGGGGTGCCGATTGAGGACTCGCTGGAACCCTGGTGCTACGAGGCCACCCGCGACAACATTCGCCACTACGCCCACGGCATCGGCGACGACAACCCGCTGTGGTGCGACCCCGACTACGCCGCCACCACCGCCTACGGCAGCCTGGTCGCACCGCCGTCGTTCGTGTTTCCGCTGAACCGTATCCTGAGCGGCTATGTCGGCGGCCTGCCCGGCGTGCACGCCATGTGGGCCGGGGCCGATATCGACTGGCACGCGCCCATGCTGCGCGGCGATGCGTTTACCACCACAGCCTGGCTCAAAGACCTGATCGAGCACGACACCCACTTTGCCGGCCGGGCGATTCAGCAGGTCTACCACGTCGAGTACTCCAACCAGAACAACGTCTTGGTCGCCAGCGGCGACAGCTGGTGTTTTCGGACCGAGCGCGATACCGCCCGCGAGCGGGGCACAAAGTACACCGAGGTCAAACAACGCCGGCCGGTCCAGTATTCGCGCGACGACATTGCCGGGATCTTCGCCCAGTACGCCGAGGAGAGAATCCGGGGGGCGACCCCGCGCTATATTGAGGACGTGCGGGTCGGCGACAGCCTGCCCGGCATGGTCAAGGGACCGATGACGGTGACGGGCTTCATCTGCTACGCCCAGGGCTGGGGCGGCCTGTACATCCGGGCCAACCGGCTGGCCTGGAAGCAGCTCAAGAAACATCCCGGCCTGGGCATTGCGGACCGCTTCGGCATTCCCGACGTGCCCGAACGGGTCCACTGGGACGGCGACCTGGCCACCCTGGTCGGTACGCCCGACGCCTATGACTACGGCCCCGAGCGCACCTCGTGGATGACCCATCATATAACTGACTGGATGGGCGATGCCGGTTTTCTGCGCCACATCCATGTGGAAATTCGGCGTCACAATCCGGTCGGCGATACGCTGTATATCAGCGGAGAAGTCACGCGCATCTTCGAACAGGACAAGGCCCACTATGTCGAAATCGCCCAAACGGCGAAGAATCAGAACGACGAGCTGTCGGTGCGGGCCACGGCCACGGTTCGCCTGCCGTCGCGGACGGCATGA
- a CDS encoding CoA transferase, with translation MQGLEGVKVVELGQLVSASYAGKIMADLGADVVKVEEPGGDLARRRGPFPGGLADPEKSGLFLALNTNKRGITLDLAREQDRLAQLVAWADIVVHNYPAAQMAERGIDYDAFRRINPGLVLCSITPFGLTGPYKDYNAYELNVSHGGGWGWLSPGASDFPDLPPLKVAGHQCDFQGGVSGAMASLAAYHRALETGSGEHIDLSTQAFIAAFLEQNFVYYSYSDRIASRLGKRLLYPWGIFECQDGLLFILAVEEDQWERIVELMDKPEWAGWEIFEGATERSKNQDVMKMYLDEWVKDWKVEELWHQAQSRRICFAPVFGMEQLSKQEQLRSRNFFVEVNHPKAGTVTQLGPPYQLREPWWQIRRPAPLLGQHTDEVLDALPPTPAPRPPAPSPKTRRPLEGVRVADFTWVWAGPYGTMYLTHLGAEVIKIESNTRIDITRRLPLYPTGMEAGVNRSGLFNQWSLGKKSVLINFAQPEGLAVVKELIENSDVVVDNFATGVMERLGLGYDELVKIKPDIIMASISGYGHSGPLQNYMGYGPAIAPLTGLSAMTGYAGGPPQEVGISYGDPNSGIHAAVAVTAALAARKRTGKGQYIDVSLWESVAALVPEGWMDYAMNGLEPTRRGNRDPLMAPHNCFRCAGEDEWVSIACGTDAEWQALCGAMDQAGLGADARFRTVQDRKANEDELDNIITAWTRTRDKWQVTETLQARSVAAFPSMNSKDLADDPHLAQRGFFAELPHAEVGLRKHTGIPWLLSESPNGVQSPAPLLGQHTDQVMRDVLGYSDEHIAQLKERQVLY, from the coding sequence ATGCAAGGACTCGAAGGTGTCAAGGTTGTCGAGTTGGGACAGCTGGTCTCGGCCTCATACGCCGGCAAAATCATGGCCGACCTGGGGGCCGACGTGGTCAAGGTCGAGGAACCGGGCGGAGACTTGGCCCGGCGGCGCGGGCCGTTTCCCGGCGGTTTGGCCGACCCGGAAAAGAGCGGCCTGTTCCTGGCGCTGAATACCAACAAGCGCGGCATCACGCTCGATCTGGCTCGGGAGCAGGACCGGCTCGCCCAGCTCGTCGCCTGGGCCGACATCGTGGTCCACAATTACCCGGCCGCCCAGATGGCGGAGCGGGGCATCGACTACGACGCCTTTCGACGCATCAACCCCGGGCTGGTCCTGTGTTCGATCACGCCGTTTGGGCTGACCGGGCCGTATAAGGACTATAACGCCTATGAGCTGAACGTGTCCCACGGCGGCGGCTGGGGTTGGCTGAGCCCGGGCGCCTCGGACTTCCCGGACCTCCCGCCGCTGAAGGTCGCCGGCCACCAGTGCGATTTTCAGGGCGGCGTGTCGGGCGCCATGGCGTCCCTGGCCGCCTATCACCGGGCTCTGGAAACCGGTTCCGGGGAGCATATCGACCTGTCCACCCAGGCTTTTATCGCCGCCTTTCTGGAGCAGAATTTTGTCTACTACTCGTACAGCGACCGGATTGCCTCGCGCCTGGGAAAACGCCTGCTGTACCCGTGGGGCATCTTCGAGTGCCAGGACGGACTGCTCTTTATTCTGGCGGTCGAAGAAGATCAGTGGGAGCGCATCGTCGAACTGATGGACAAGCCCGAGTGGGCCGGCTGGGAAATCTTCGAAGGCGCTACCGAGCGGTCCAAAAACCAGGACGTGATGAAGATGTACCTGGACGAGTGGGTCAAAGACTGGAAGGTCGAGGAGCTGTGGCACCAGGCCCAGTCACGGCGGATCTGTTTTGCGCCGGTGTTCGGCATGGAGCAGCTGAGCAAGCAGGAACAGCTGCGGTCCCGGAATTTCTTTGTTGAGGTGAATCATCCCAAGGCCGGGACGGTCACCCAGCTCGGCCCACCCTACCAGCTGCGCGAACCGTGGTGGCAGATCCGTCGCCCGGCCCCGCTGCTGGGCCAGCATACCGACGAAGTCCTGGACGCGCTGCCGCCGACTCCGGCTCCCCGGCCGCCGGCCCCCAGCCCCAAAACCCGTCGTCCGCTTGAGGGCGTGCGGGTTGCCGACTTCACCTGGGTCTGGGCCGGCCCCTACGGCACGATGTACCTGACCCACCTCGGGGCCGAGGTCATCAAGATCGAGTCCAACACCCGCATCGATATCACCCGCCGCCTGCCGCTGTATCCCACGGGCATGGAAGCCGGAGTCAACCGCTCGGGGCTGTTCAACCAGTGGAGCCTGGGTAAAAAGAGCGTGCTGATCAACTTTGCCCAGCCCGAGGGTCTGGCCGTAGTCAAGGAGTTGATTGAGAACAGCGATGTGGTGGTCGATAATTTTGCGACCGGGGTGATGGAGCGCTTGGGCCTGGGTTATGACGAGCTGGTCAAGATCAAGCCCGACATCATCATGGCCTCGATTTCCGGCTATGGCCACAGCGGCCCGCTCCAGAACTACATGGGCTACGGCCCGGCCATTGCGCCGCTGACCGGGCTGTCGGCCATGACCGGTTATGCCGGCGGCCCGCCCCAGGAGGTCGGCATTTCCTACGGCGATCCCAACAGCGGCATTCACGCCGCGGTGGCCGTGACCGCCGCCCTGGCCGCCCGCAAACGGACGGGCAAAGGCCAGTATATCGACGTGTCGCTGTGGGAGTCGGTGGCCGCGCTGGTGCCCGAGGGCTGGATGGACTACGCCATGAACGGCCTTGAACCGACCCGCCGCGGCAACCGCGACCCGCTGATGGCCCCGCATAATTGTTTCCGGTGTGCGGGCGAGGACGAGTGGGTGTCGATTGCCTGCGGCACCGACGCCGAGTGGCAGGCCCTGTGTGGGGCCATGGACCAGGCCGGGCTGGGCGCGGACGCCCGGTTCCGAACCGTCCAGGACCGCAAGGCCAACGAGGACGAGCTGGACAACATCATCACCGCCTGGACCCGGACGCGCGACAAGTGGCAGGTGACCGAGACCTTGCAGGCTCGGAGCGTGGCCGCCTTTCCGTCCATGAACAGCAAGGACTTGGCCGACGACCCGCACCTCGCGCAACGGGGCTTCTTTGCCGAGCTGCCGCACGCCGAGGTCGGCCTCCGCAAGCACACCGGCATTCCCTGGCTGCTCAGCGAGTCGCCCAACGGGGTGCAGAGCCCGGCCCCGCTGCTGGGCCAGCATACCGATCAGGTCATGCGGGACGTGCTGGGCTATTCCGACGAGCACATCGCGCAACTGAAGGAACGGCAGGTTTTATATTAG
- a CDS encoding DUF1640 domain-containing protein, which yields MAAAIAFDTHRFVKHLTENGFTEQQAEVLADEQVHLLNSNLATQADVAAIHRDIDALRQETKANLAEVKSDLLKWMTGALIAQGGVIVALLKLLPG from the coding sequence ATGGCCGCAGCGATTGCCTTTGACACCCATCGGTTCGTCAAGCATTTGACCGAGAACGGCTTTACCGAGCAGCAGGCCGAAGTCCTGGCCGATGAGCAGGTTCATCTGCTCAACTCCAACCTGGCCACTCAAGCCGATGTCGCTGCCATCCACCGGGATATCGACGCCCTGCGCCAAGAGACGAAGGCCAATCTCGCCGAGGTCAAATCCGATCTGCTCAAGTGGATGACGGGAGCGCTGATTGCCCAGGGCGGGGTCATTGTGGCCCTGCTCAAGCTGCTCCCGGGCTGA
- a CDS encoding SDR family oxidoreductase: MAGRLDGQAALVTGGSGGIGRATALEFAHQGARVVVSDVLAEAGQETVRLIGAAGGQATFIKTDVTQAAQVEALIGQTVETYGRLDCAFNNAGIEGGMAKTADYAEERWEQVIRINLKGVWLCMKYEIQHMLGHGGGAIVNTASVAGLVGFRYGPAYVASKHGVNGLTKTAALEYAKAGIRVNAVCPGVIKTPMFERGLQKNPDLEERFASVHPVGRIGQPEEIARAVVWLCSPAASFVTGTQLPVDGGFVAQ, encoded by the coding sequence ATGGCAGGAAGGCTTGACGGACAGGCGGCTCTGGTGACGGGCGGCAGCGGCGGAATCGGCCGGGCGACCGCGCTGGAGTTCGCCCACCAGGGCGCCCGGGTGGTGGTGTCGGATGTGCTGGCTGAGGCCGGCCAGGAGACGGTCCGGCTCATCGGCGCCGCAGGCGGCCAGGCCACCTTCATCAAAACCGATGTCACCCAGGCGGCTCAGGTCGAAGCCCTGATCGGGCAAACCGTCGAGACCTACGGCCGTCTCGACTGCGCGTTCAACAATGCCGGCATCGAGGGCGGCATGGCCAAGACCGCCGACTATGCGGAAGAGCGCTGGGAGCAGGTCATTCGCATCAACCTGAAAGGCGTGTGGCTGTGCATGAAGTACGAAATCCAGCACATGCTCGGCCACGGCGGGGGCGCGATTGTCAACACCGCCTCGGTCGCCGGCCTGGTCGGCTTTCGCTACGGCCCAGCCTACGTGGCCAGCAAACACGGGGTGAACGGCCTGACCAAGACGGCCGCCCTGGAATACGCCAAGGCCGGCATTCGGGTCAACGCGGTGTGTCCGGGGGTAATCAAGACGCCGATGTTCGAGCGTGGGCTACAGAAAAATCCCGACCTCGAAGAGCGCTTCGCCAGCGTCCATCCGGTCGGGCGGATCGGCCAGCCCGAGGAAATCGCCCGGGCGGTGGTCTGGCTGTGCTCGCCGGCCGCGTCGTTTGTGACCGGCACCCAGCTGCCGGTCGACGGCGGCTTTGTCGCCCAGTGA